The following coding sequences lie in one Rutidosis leptorrhynchoides isolate AG116_Rl617_1_P2 chromosome 6, CSIRO_AGI_Rlap_v1, whole genome shotgun sequence genomic window:
- the LOC139853653 gene encoding uncharacterized protein, with amino-acid sequence MQRMFKYYKCPKEDECSEFVLHVWCTQLSTELKSYPDHSEHTLHLISNVPNNVCGVFECSLCRFLCNGFAYGCHECKYYIDIKCAYMPEKIEHEAHPDHLLSGEYVISEHDFGRCGACLASTTGFRYTCRDCDFKLHHQCALYLVKTITHTYDKHYSLRLTYSPIENRNSDYFL; translated from the coding sequence ATGCAACGGATGTTCAAATATTACAAATGCCCAAAAGAAGATGAGTGCTCTGAATTTGTTCTCCATGTGTGGTGCACTCAACTATCCACTGAATTGAAAAGCTATCCTGACCACTCAGAGCATACCCTTCACCTGATTTCAAATGTGCCTAACAACGTATGTGGTGTGTTTGAATGTAGCTTATGCAGATTCCTCTGCAATGGCTTTGCATATGGTTGTCACGAATGTAAATACTACATTGATATCAAATGTGCATACATGCCAGAAAAAATTGAACATGAAGCACACCCAGATCACCTACTTTCAGGAGAATATGTTATATCAGAACATGACTTCGGTAGATGCGGTGCATGTCTTGCTTCTACTACTGGGTTCCGTTACACATGTCGTGATTGTGATTTTAAACTACACCACCAATGTGCTTTGTATTTGGTTAAGACAATTACGCACACGTATGATAAGCATTATTCATTGAGGTTGACTTACTCCCCAATTGAGAACCGTAATAGTGATTACTTTTTGTGA